A portion of the Gadus macrocephalus chromosome 10, ASM3116895v1 genome contains these proteins:
- the ccdc88b gene encoding coiled-coil domain containing 88A — protein MTCRRRGGRGEEKRGGRREEKIGVRTDEKRGGRREDKEWREGRGEKRGGRKGWRWEEERRVGKGEGKRGGRGEEKRGGRKEERQALSFPEERGRERQKRRRRKRRKRRRGRWAGSGAEGRQGSGRSGSSSSREARERRAGGRRGSRPETGGGRRGGRADGVRRPGARRIERWTGGLGTKPRPPPPPPRPAPRPRDEEGGGEAPPATAAPGMELLAARLREAREEADGQALLAQEVRSKLGEQSRRAWEAEQRLVLLEAELQRLRKAAEGLGEARRKIEVLQAEGLSLEEELCRLRSHQELHSMQSTVIAGLEGEKASLERERDALRSSMDGLRTAQRKGDQLQLTNQTLKAEQERLGRSLEASRRREAELEAELREATLEAEGLARGRDQALLEATRLEQEKEACVAALEGGQKEGRQREREAARLRQQLESTTLALEHAHQRARGLDAEHRRQAQELSHCRERCAGLQSSEEELAGRLHTLEEERQRLGERHADAQSSISALSQDLSDERDRSSGLTSEIEQLNHKLSRLEGELRTAGEALRRSGERTEAPPRLVEGSNLGVAPEGGLAGGVLVGGPSTGSSGLGEGLHDPESLSMAPGQDAAQGRDPHPTPGDLDVETEKRQGRGSPELQREQAVLLAEREALLFRATRTQEACDRVREELEASRRHTLSLQDSCTKLQTLHTQLQVDHGTLSSQHASVLARCSDSEARCAALEAESKVWAREREESRARTDAMRRDQERMAALQQRQEAELEELLDKHSQLRTSSRSLEGAHRELEARYTELLDGRAQLEEREREMRMRGEQMDTEEHRRAEKERELERITEDYERLQAQQREWLAAQAELLAQGSVLSGELRAALLERTRLEGEVSTLRESNQNLDLCNVRLTSQYQLLTQLKGNMEEENRHLAEQSQSLLKENHSLLEQSLERRDQHHTQQREYQEKLGELRREKQKLVEKIMDQYRVLEPTGASPASKAKKSNWIADRMKKLIKPRAGGASREGRALFTTGGSVENLAHPAAYTHTLQDDPLSAPVSPCPNRRAPLGETEISAPRSPVLLTGPMARRKLGSRHGWGLGLARAGSQGLSQSFSPGDLRLRTASAPPAAASVSWEPRRPPRVPSVTRSQGGVEEEEGEEEKEGEEEKEGEEGGMGERENGVEE, from the exons ATGACATGTAGGAG gaggggagggaggggagaggagaagagaggagggaggagagaggagaagatagGAGTGAGGACAgacgagaagagaggagggaggagagaggacaaggaatggagagaagggagaggagagaagagaggagggaggaaagggtggaggtgggaggaggaaaggagagtggggaagggagaggggaagaggggagggaggggagaggagaagagaggagggaggaaagaggagcGCCAGGCTCTGAGTTTtccagaggagagggggagggaacgCCAGAAGcgcaggagaaggaagaggagaaaaaggaggagagggaggtgggcggggtcggGAGCAGAAGGGAGGCAGGGGTCGGGGAGgagcggctcctcctcctccagggaggcGAGGGAGAGGcgagcgggggggaggagggggagccggCCAGAGACCGGGGGCgggcggagggggggcagggccgACGGGGTCCGGAGGCCGGGAGCAAGGCGGATAGAGAGATGGACGGGGGGGCTGGGGACAAAGCCCAGGcctccaccgccccccccccgcccagcgccGCGGCCCAGggacgaggagggagggggagaggcgcCGCCCGCCACGGCGGCCCCCGGCATGGAGCTCCTGGCGGCGCGGCTGAGGGAGGCCCGGGAGGAGGCGGACGGCCAGGCGCTGCTGGCCCAGGAGGTGCGCTCCAAGCTGGGGGAGCAGAGCAGGAGGGCCTGGGAGGCCGAGCAGAGGCTGGTGCTCCTGGAGGCCGAGCTGCAGAGGCTGAGGAAGGCCGCCGAGGGCCTGGGGGAGGCCCGCAGGAAGAtagag GTCCTGCAGGCGGAGGGGCtgtccctggaggaggagctttGCCGCCTGCGTAGCCACCAGGAGCTCCACTCCATGCAGTCCACCGTCATCGCCGgcctggagggggagaaggcCTCTCTGGAGCGGGAGCGGGACGCGCTGCGGAGCTCCATGGACGGCCTCCGCACCGCCCAGCGGAAG GGCGACCAATTGCAGCTGACGAACCAAACCCTGAAGGCGGAACAGGAGCGGCTGGGGCGGAGCTTAGAGGCTTCTCGTCGGCGGGAGGCGGAGCTTGAGGCGGAGCTCCGCGAAGCCACCCTGGAGGCGGAGGGGCTGGCCCGGGGGCGGGACCAGGCGCTGCTGGAGGCCACGCGgttggagcaggagaaggaggcgtgCGTGGCGGCGCTGGAGGGGGGGCAGAAGGAGGGACGGCAGCGGGAGCGCGAGGCGGCCCGGCTGAGGCAGCAGCTGGAGAGCACCACCCTGGCCCTGGAGCACGCCCACCAGAGGGCCCGGGGCCTGGACGCCGAGCAcag acggcAGGCCCAGGAGCTGTCTCACTGCAGGGAGAGGTGCGCCGGCCTGCAGAGTTCAGAGGAGGAGCTGGCCGGGCGACTCCACactctggaggaggagcggcagCGGCTGGGCGAGCGGCACGCCGACGCCCAGAGCAGCATCAGCGCGTTGTCCCAG GACCTCTCCGATGAGCGAGACCGATCCAGCGGTCTGACCAGTGAGATCGAGCAGCTGAACCACAAACTATCCAGGCTGGAGGGTGAACTGAGGACCGCCGGCGAGGCGCTGCGTCGCTCTGGGGAGAGAACAGAGGCCCCCCCTCGGTTGGTGGAGGGGAGTAATCTGGGGGTCGCTCCAGAAGGAGGGCTGGCCGGcggtgtgttggtgggtggtCCCTCAACAGGCTCATCGGGTCTAGGTGAAGGTCTGCACGACCCAGAGAGTCTGAGCATGGCTCCAGGCCAGGACGCGGCCCAAGGACGCGACCCTCACCCGACCCCCGGTGACCTTGATGTGGAGACAGAGAAGCGGCAGGGCCGAGGGTCACCAGAGCTGCAGAGAGAG CAGGCCGTGCTGCTGGCGGAGAGAGAGGCCTTGTTGTTCAGGGCGACCCGGACCCAGGAGGCCTGCGACCGCGtcagggaggagctggaggcctcGAGGCGCCACACCCTCAGCCTGCAGGACTCCTGCACCAAGCTGCAGACGCTGCACACCCAGCTGCAG gtggaCCATGGCACGCTCagctcccagcatgcatcagTGCTGGCCCGCTGCAGCGACAGCGAGGCCCGGTGCGCCGCCCTGGAGGCGGAGTCCAAAGTGTGGGcccgggagagggaggagtcccGCGCCCGGACAGACGCCATGCGGCGGGACCAGGAGCGAATGGCAGCGCTGCAGCAGCGGCAGGAGGCGGAGCTTGAGGAGCTGCTGGACAAACACTCCCAGCTGAGGACGTCCAGCCGCAGCCTGGAGGGGGCGCACAGGGAGCTGGAGgccag GTACACGGAGCTGCTGGACGGCCGCGCACAGCTGgaagagcgggagagggagatgaggatgaggggggAGCAGATGGACACAGAGGAGCACAGGAGGGCAGAGAAAGAGCGGGAGCTGGAGAGGATCACAGAAGACTATGAAAG GCTGCAGGCCCAGCAGCGGGAGTGGCTGGCGGCCCAGGCTGAGCTGCTGGCCCAGGGCTCGGTGCTGAGTGGGGAGCTGAGGGCGGCTCTGCTGGAGAGGACCCGGCTGGAGGGGGAGGTCAGCACCCTGAGGGAGAGCAATCAGAACCTGGACCTCTGCAACGTGCGGCTCACCAGCCAGTACCAG ctgCTGACCCAGCTGAAGGggaacatggaggaggagaaccgccACTTGGCGGAGCAGAGCCAGAGTCTGCTGAAGGAGAACCACTCTCTACTGGAGCAGAGCCTTGAGCGCCGTGACCAGCATCACACACAGCAGCGCGAGTACCA ggaGAAGCTGGGGGAGCTGCGCCGCGAGAAGCAGAAGCTGGTGGAGAAGATCATGGACCAGTACCGGGTCCTGGAGCCCACCGGGGCCTCCCCCGCCAGCAAGGCCAA GAAGTCCAACTGGATCGCTGACAGGATGAAGAAGCTGATCAAGccgcgggcggggggggcgagCCGGGAGGGCCGCGCCCTCTTCACCACGGGGGGGAGCGTGGAGAACCTGGCCCACCcggctgcatacacacacacactgcaggatG ACCCCCTGAGCGCCCCCGTCTCCCCGTGCCCCAACAGGAGGGCCCCACTGGGGGAGACGGAGATCTCGGCCCCCCGGTCCCCGGTGCTGCTCACCGGCCCCATGGCGCGGCGGAAGCTGGGCTCGCGTCACGGCTGGGGCCTGGGCCTGGCCCGGGCCGGCTCCCAGGGCCTGTCCCAGTCCTTCAGCCCCGGGGACCTCCGCCTCCGCACCGCCTCCGCCCCGCCGGCCGCCGCCAGTGTGTCCTGGGAGCCCAGGAGGCCCCCCCGCGTCCCCTCTGTGACCCGCAGCCAGGGGGgagtcgaggaggaggagggggaggaggagaaggagggggaggaggagaaggagggggaggagggagggatgggtgagagagagaacggcGTAGAGGAGTGA
- the rom1b gene encoding rod outer segment membrane protein 1b has translation MALLKMMFPLQRRVRLAQGLWLLSWLAVLSGAITFCLGLYLKTELLRRAEVMDNSEIHIVPNILMVVGLAAIGTNWFAGRICQDSLDPERFPRWKNFLLAWFALAVLLCSLLVSAMALSYALQGHLEESLKVGLRNGIRFYRDTDVPGRCFQKETIDRLQIEHRCCGNNNYRDWFEVQWISNRYLDFTNKEVKE, from the exons ATGGCCCTCCTGAAGATGATGTTCCCCCTGCAGCGGCGCGTGCGTCTGGCCCAGGGCCTGTGGCTACTCTCCTGGCTCGCCGTGCTCTCCGGCGCCATCACCTTCTGCCTCGGCCTCTACCTGAAGACAGAGCTGCTCCGCAGGGCCGAg GTGATGGACAACTCGGAGATCCACATCGTACCTAACATCCTCATGGTGGTGGGCCTGGCAGCCATCGGCACCAACTGGTTCGCGGGGCGTATCTGTCAGGACTCCCTGGACCCCGAGCGCTTCCCTCGCTGGAAGAACTTCCTGCTGGCGTGGTTCGCGTTGGCCGTGCTTCTGTGCTCCCTGCTCGTCTCCGCCATGGCTCTCAGCTACGCGCTGCAGGGTCACCTGGAGGAGTCTCTCaag gtgggCCTGAGGAACGGGATCCGGTTCTACAGGGACACCGACGTTCCGGGCCGCTGCTTCCAAAAAGAGACCATCGACCGGCTGCAGATCGAGCATCGTTGCTGTGGCAACAACAACTACCGGGACTGGTTTGAGGTTCAGTGGATCAGCAACCGGTACCTGGACTTCACCAACAAGGAGGTCAAGGAGTGA